AATTTTTTATAAATTTAGATATATAAAAAACATCAAAGGTAATTTTATTATATTACCTTTGATGTTTTTTATTTCTTTATTAAATTTTTATACAATGTTATTGCATAGTGTGTTTTAAAATCATTTGTTATATTTTCTACTTTTTCAAGATTTTCCCACACCACTTCTAAATCTTCACCTTCATCTAATTGTTTTTCATAAGTTTTTTCTTTTTCTGTTTTTAGCTTTAATATATATACATATAACTCTTCAGAAGTGTATCCTGGAGAAAGAATTAATGGAATTTTAGGAGCATATATAACTTCGAAACTTTCAAACATATATCCTGTTTCTTCTCTAACTTCTCTTGCTAAAGTTTCTATTGGATTTTCGTTGTTTTCAATTATTCCTGCTGGTATTTCTAAAAGTTTACTAGAAACTCCTGGTCTATATTGTTCTACTAATAAAA
The window above is part of the Cetobacterium somerae ATCC BAA-474 genome. Proteins encoded here:
- a CDS encoding NUDIX hydrolase, giving the protein MKINDLRFLKVKIEKHPTRDIQLEFLDKPNAIAALILNFKEDKVLLVEQYRPGVSSKLLEIPAGIIENNENPIETLAREVREETGYMFESFEVIYAPKIPLILSPGYTSEELYVYILKLKTEKEKTYEKQLDEGEDLEVVWENLEKVENITNDFKTHYAITLYKNLIKK